One window from the genome of Pyrus communis chromosome 16, drPyrComm1.1, whole genome shotgun sequence encodes:
- the LOC137721509 gene encoding uncharacterized protein isoform X2, translated as MESPARLSAIFVFLFVLVGALVCTRLLNSSTLISTTTSQVPTLTTKTSQTYPNKTGQIPQNPSSQLEIPLNCTAYNLTTTCPSNYPTTFHPEQDPDRPSPPTCPEYFRWIHEDLRPWAHTGITRDMVERANRTANFKLVIVNGKAYVEQYEKAFQTRDTFTIWGILQLLRRYPGRVPDLEMMFDCVDWPVILSGDYDGPNSTTPPPLFRYCGDDNTLDVVFPDWSFWGWAEINIRPWEILLKNLEEGNKRSKWLDREPYAYWKGNPTIAEHRQELMTCNVSDQYDWYARLYAQDWSREAQEGFKRSDLASQCVHRYKIYIEGSAWSVSEKYILACDSVTLIVKPRYYDFFTRTLMPLHHYWPIKYDDKCRSIKFAVDWGNSHKKKAQAIGRASSKLIQEDLKMDYVYDYMFHLLNEYANLLQFKPRIPQKAIELCSEAMACHAEGLEKKFMMESLVKGPAVIEPCSLPPPYDPASLFEVLRRKESSIKQVETWEKNYWKDHEQS; from the exons ATGGAGTCGCCTGCAAGATTATCTGCTATCTTCGTCTTCCTCTTCGTCCTCGTCGGCGCGCTTGTTTGCACACGCTTGCTCAACTCCTCC ACTCTAATTAGTACTACTACATCTCAAGTACCTACATTAACCACCAAAACATCCCAAACATACCCTAACAAAACCGGTCAAATTCCCCAAAACCCCTCGAGCCAATTGGAAATCCCACTCAACTGTACTGCCTACAACCTCACAACTACCTGCCCTTCGAACTACCCTACCACATTCCACCCGGAGCAAGATCCTGATCGTCCATCACCGCCCACGTGTCCGGAATACTTTCGTTGGATACATGAAGACCTACGGCCATGGGCCCACACCGGGATCACACGGGACATGGTGGAGAGGGCTAATCGGACGGCCAATTTCAAGCTGGTGATTGTGAATGGCAAGGCTTACGTCGAGCAATATGAGAAGGCGTTTCAGACCAGAGATACTTTTACAATATGGGGGATCCTACAGTTGTTACGGAGGTACCCAGGGAGAGTGCCGGATCTGGAGATGATGTTTGACTGCGTTGACTGGCCCGTCATTTTGTCAGGGGATTATGACGGACCCAACTCTACTACTCCACCACCGTTGTTTCGCTACTGTGGGGATGACAACACACTTGACGTTGTCTTCCCAGATTGGTCCTTTTGGGGGTG GGCTGAAATCAATATAAGGCCATGGGAGATTTTGTTAAAGAACCTAGAGGAAGGCAACAAGAGGAGCAAATGGCTAGATAGAGAACCTTATGCTTATTGGAAGGGAAATCCAACTATTGCTGAACACAGGCAAGAACTCATGACATGCAATGTTTCTGACCAGTACGATTGGTATGCTCGCCTTTATGCTCAG GATTGGTCTCGCGAAGCGCAGGAAGGGTTCAAGAGATCCGATTTAGCAAGCCAATGCGTTCATAG GTACAAGATCTACATAGAAGGCTCTGCTTGGTCTGTGAGTGAAAAGTACATTCTTGCATGTGATTCTGTTACGTTGATAGTAAAGCCCCGTTACTACGATTTCTTCACGAGAACTTTGATGCCGCTGCACCACTACTGGCCCATAAAGTATGATGACAAGTGCAGATCTATCAAGTTTGCTGTTGATTGGGGCAACAGTCACAAGAAAAAG GCGCAAGCAATCGGAAGGGCATCAAGTAAGTTAATTCAAGAGGACTTGAAGATGGACTATGTGTATGACTACATGTTTCATCTTTTAAACGAGTACGCAAACCTCTTACAATTCAAGCCTAGGATACCTCAAAAAGCGATTGAACTCTGCTCGGAGGCAATGGCTTGCCATGCAGAAGGGTTAGAAAAGAAATTTATGATGGAATCTTTGGTGAAGGGTCCTGCAGTCATTGAACCTTGCAGCTTGCCTCCGCCTTATGATCCGGCGTCTCTTTTTGAAGTGCTTCGTAGAAAAGAAAGTTCAATCAAACAAGTAGAAACATGGGAGAAGAATTATTGGAAGGATCATGAGCAGTCATAG
- the LOC137721509 gene encoding uncharacterized protein isoform X1, translating into MESPARLSAIFVFLFVLVGALVCTRLLNSSTETLISTTTSQVPTLTTKTSQTYPNKTGQIPQNPSSQLEIPLNCTAYNLTTTCPSNYPTTFHPEQDPDRPSPPTCPEYFRWIHEDLRPWAHTGITRDMVERANRTANFKLVIVNGKAYVEQYEKAFQTRDTFTIWGILQLLRRYPGRVPDLEMMFDCVDWPVILSGDYDGPNSTTPPPLFRYCGDDNTLDVVFPDWSFWGWAEINIRPWEILLKNLEEGNKRSKWLDREPYAYWKGNPTIAEHRQELMTCNVSDQYDWYARLYAQDWSREAQEGFKRSDLASQCVHRYKIYIEGSAWSVSEKYILACDSVTLIVKPRYYDFFTRTLMPLHHYWPIKYDDKCRSIKFAVDWGNSHKKKAQAIGRASSKLIQEDLKMDYVYDYMFHLLNEYANLLQFKPRIPQKAIELCSEAMACHAEGLEKKFMMESLVKGPAVIEPCSLPPPYDPASLFEVLRRKESSIKQVETWEKNYWKDHEQS; encoded by the exons ATGGAGTCGCCTGCAAGATTATCTGCTATCTTCGTCTTCCTCTTCGTCCTCGTCGGCGCGCTTGTTTGCACACGCTTGCTCAACTCCTCC ACAGAGACTCTAATTAGTACTACTACATCTCAAGTACCTACATTAACCACCAAAACATCCCAAACATACCCTAACAAAACCGGTCAAATTCCCCAAAACCCCTCGAGCCAATTGGAAATCCCACTCAACTGTACTGCCTACAACCTCACAACTACCTGCCCTTCGAACTACCCTACCACATTCCACCCGGAGCAAGATCCTGATCGTCCATCACCGCCCACGTGTCCGGAATACTTTCGTTGGATACATGAAGACCTACGGCCATGGGCCCACACCGGGATCACACGGGACATGGTGGAGAGGGCTAATCGGACGGCCAATTTCAAGCTGGTGATTGTGAATGGCAAGGCTTACGTCGAGCAATATGAGAAGGCGTTTCAGACCAGAGATACTTTTACAATATGGGGGATCCTACAGTTGTTACGGAGGTACCCAGGGAGAGTGCCGGATCTGGAGATGATGTTTGACTGCGTTGACTGGCCCGTCATTTTGTCAGGGGATTATGACGGACCCAACTCTACTACTCCACCACCGTTGTTTCGCTACTGTGGGGATGACAACACACTTGACGTTGTCTTCCCAGATTGGTCCTTTTGGGGGTG GGCTGAAATCAATATAAGGCCATGGGAGATTTTGTTAAAGAACCTAGAGGAAGGCAACAAGAGGAGCAAATGGCTAGATAGAGAACCTTATGCTTATTGGAAGGGAAATCCAACTATTGCTGAACACAGGCAAGAACTCATGACATGCAATGTTTCTGACCAGTACGATTGGTATGCTCGCCTTTATGCTCAG GATTGGTCTCGCGAAGCGCAGGAAGGGTTCAAGAGATCCGATTTAGCAAGCCAATGCGTTCATAG GTACAAGATCTACATAGAAGGCTCTGCTTGGTCTGTGAGTGAAAAGTACATTCTTGCATGTGATTCTGTTACGTTGATAGTAAAGCCCCGTTACTACGATTTCTTCACGAGAACTTTGATGCCGCTGCACCACTACTGGCCCATAAAGTATGATGACAAGTGCAGATCTATCAAGTTTGCTGTTGATTGGGGCAACAGTCACAAGAAAAAG GCGCAAGCAATCGGAAGGGCATCAAGTAAGTTAATTCAAGAGGACTTGAAGATGGACTATGTGTATGACTACATGTTTCATCTTTTAAACGAGTACGCAAACCTCTTACAATTCAAGCCTAGGATACCTCAAAAAGCGATTGAACTCTGCTCGGAGGCAATGGCTTGCCATGCAGAAGGGTTAGAAAAGAAATTTATGATGGAATCTTTGGTGAAGGGTCCTGCAGTCATTGAACCTTGCAGCTTGCCTCCGCCTTATGATCCGGCGTCTCTTTTTGAAGTGCTTCGTAGAAAAGAAAGTTCAATCAAACAAGTAGAAACATGGGAGAAGAATTATTGGAAGGATCATGAGCAGTCATAG